From Terriglobales bacterium, the proteins below share one genomic window:
- a CDS encoding CHASE2 domain-containing protein: protein MKGFSPNSEIRGTFSFRRWLRLNLLLLVLTGLISLSFPVISLSRKLEDFYFRLRSAQPTSRDVALVLIDDSALARYGRWPWPRKQLAQLVQTVSQFHPKAIGVDIILSEPEDEANDSTLADALEQARNVVLPSKISSSLEGGLWIDPLPRFSKAAAAVGHVQAVVDSDGLCRRIPIAEPSAEGPRLAFVAELVKVANPGTAMPEEAGNSHSSNEIAGTDRFEPQYLTINYRQQFAPAQSAPPFVTLSAGDLLEGQREDLLRGKIVLIGFGATELSDRLFTPVSDQNPMPGVEVNANAVDTLLEHKQIQSLGVATQIPLLLCASMLSLWIVMWWPAGRGLLCLSALLLAGYGAGYLLFSVFYRQLQYGPFLVMAVLAAPLAQLENLIVIDRAITRGLKELQALLPVPTEFSPHRIFIPSQDAPPSNLHWKLKSLRQLQDELASLYAFDEILLETMQEALAVYALDGRLLFHNSSWARFCEKQALDVTASMEDLTRKLGIGNKFWQTPRDSSGWQEKELSLKEGWWRFRTVRLPWPSPAESNATLLLAEDTSALHERDQTRAEALGFVTHELRTPLVAIQGFAEMLMLYPQSASSGEAPATIFREARRLVAMINAYLEVLRMDVGSRPLRLRLVEVSDIVNHVRQIMQPLAQSAQIEIVAEIEPEARLLNCDEPLITGALLNLVSNAVKYSPKRSIVRLQVRMKESEIEFLVQNPGPAIPTEDLDRIFEPYYRVSQQSDSKPGWGLGLAFVKRICEQHGGRVQVSSSASSGTCFCFILPIHSNMISEAVV from the coding sequence ATGAAGGGCTTTTCGCCAAACTCGGAAATTCGTGGAACATTTTCATTTCGGCGTTGGCTGCGGCTCAATCTCCTGCTGCTGGTTCTAACCGGACTGATCAGCTTAAGCTTTCCAGTCATCAGTCTGAGCCGCAAGCTGGAAGACTTTTACTTCAGGCTGCGGAGTGCCCAGCCTACATCAAGGGATGTCGCCCTTGTATTGATTGATGATTCCGCATTGGCCCGTTACGGAAGATGGCCCTGGCCTCGAAAGCAACTGGCGCAATTGGTGCAAACCGTAAGCCAGTTTCACCCCAAAGCAATCGGGGTTGACATCATTTTGTCCGAACCCGAAGATGAAGCCAATGATTCAACTCTGGCGGACGCGCTCGAACAAGCGCGCAATGTTGTCTTGCCGTCCAAGATTTCCAGCTCGCTTGAAGGCGGTTTATGGATAGATCCGCTGCCGCGTTTTTCTAAGGCGGCAGCGGCTGTAGGACACGTACAAGCTGTGGTGGATTCAGATGGTCTATGCCGAAGAATCCCGATCGCGGAACCCAGCGCTGAAGGCCCGCGTCTTGCTTTTGTTGCCGAGTTAGTCAAGGTTGCGAATCCCGGAACCGCAATGCCAGAAGAAGCCGGCAATTCCCATTCATCCAATGAGATTGCAGGGACCGATCGTTTTGAACCCCAGTATTTGACCATCAATTACCGCCAGCAGTTTGCTCCTGCGCAATCCGCGCCTCCGTTTGTGACTCTTTCAGCCGGTGATTTGTTGGAGGGCCAAAGGGAAGATTTGTTGCGAGGGAAAATCGTGCTTATCGGCTTTGGCGCGACTGAGCTCAGCGACCGCCTCTTCACCCCAGTGAGCGATCAGAATCCAATGCCCGGGGTCGAGGTGAACGCCAACGCGGTTGACACTCTTCTGGAACACAAACAGATACAAAGTTTAGGGGTAGCTACCCAGATCCCGCTTCTGTTATGTGCCAGCATGCTTTCACTATGGATTGTGATGTGGTGGCCAGCCGGCCGGGGTCTGTTGTGCCTGTCAGCGCTGTTGTTGGCGGGATATGGCGCTGGCTATCTTCTCTTCAGTGTTTTTTACCGGCAATTGCAATACGGCCCTTTTCTGGTCATGGCTGTGTTAGCGGCGCCGCTCGCCCAGTTGGAAAACCTTATTGTGATTGATCGCGCCATTACGCGCGGGCTGAAGGAACTGCAAGCGTTGCTGCCTGTTCCTACAGAATTTTCGCCGCATAGGATTTTTATTCCCAGCCAGGATGCTCCTCCCTCTAACCTGCACTGGAAATTGAAGTCATTGCGACAATTACAGGATGAATTGGCTTCACTCTATGCCTTCGACGAAATTTTGCTTGAAACCATGCAGGAGGCCCTTGCCGTCTACGCATTGGATGGACGCCTGTTGTTCCACAATTCAAGTTGGGCGCGATTCTGCGAAAAGCAGGCCTTGGATGTAACCGCAAGCATGGAAGATCTGACGCGGAAGCTGGGAATTGGTAATAAATTCTGGCAGACGCCCCGGGATTCGTCTGGCTGGCAAGAAAAAGAGCTTTCGTTGAAAGAAGGCTGGTGGCGTTTTCGTACGGTGCGGCTCCCCTGGCCTTCCCCCGCCGAGTCCAACGCTACTCTCTTGCTCGCCGAAGATACCAGTGCGCTCCATGAGAGAGACCAGACGCGCGCCGAGGCATTGGGATTTGTGACCCATGAATTACGTACGCCGTTGGTTGCAATCCAAGGGTTTGCAGAGATGCTCATGCTTTATCCGCAATCCGCTTCCAGCGGGGAAGCTCCGGCAACAATTTTTCGCGAAGCAAGGCGTCTTGTGGCCATGATTAATGCCTACCTGGAAGTGCTGCGTATGGATGTTGGCTCCCGTCCACTTCGCCTGAGGCTGGTGGAGGTTAGCGATATAGTGAATCACGTTCGGCAGATTATGCAACCGCTGGCACAGTCGGCACAAATCGAAATCGTTGCGGAGATCGAGCCGGAAGCCAGGCTTCTCAATTGCGATGAGCCGCTCATTACCGGCGCTCTTCTTAATCTTGTAAGCAACGCCGTAAAATACAGCCCTAAAAGAAGTATAGTGAGGCTGCAGGTGAGGATGAAAGAAAGCGAGATTGAGTTCTTAGTTCAGAACCCTGGTCCGGCCATCCCAACAGAGGACCTCGATCGCATCTTTGAGCCCTATTACCGGGTCTCACAGCAGTCTGATTCAAAACCCGGATGGGGATTAGGACTCGCATTCGTGAAACGGATTTGTGAGCAGCACGGCGGCCGGGTGCAAGTGAGCAGCAGCGCATCTTCAGGCACCTGCTTTTGTTTCATCCTCCCCATCCATTCCAATATGATTTCCGAGGCAGTCGTATGA